In Stenotrophomonas sp. 169, one DNA window encodes the following:
- a CDS encoding PadR family transcriptional regulator: MTPPRPAPSPTRLLSRGDLRLLALALLGEQPRHGYELIQHVSELFARAYTPSAGTMYPLLASFEQAGWVLGEDDAGRRRFHITDAGRAELLARRDEVKAAQHRAWHRARDIAKADMPPALRDALRQFKGALVRHHGRWVDGEAEQVANYLLRATALLNGQPATPPDSSTPPA; the protein is encoded by the coding sequence ATGACTCCCCCGCGTCCCGCTCCCTCCCCTACCCGCCTGCTCAGCCGGGGCGACTTGCGCCTCTTGGCGCTGGCCCTGTTGGGTGAGCAGCCGCGCCACGGTTACGAGCTCATCCAGCACGTCAGCGAGCTCTTCGCCCGGGCCTACACCCCCAGCGCTGGCACCATGTATCCGCTGCTGGCCAGCTTCGAACAGGCCGGCTGGGTACTCGGCGAGGACGATGCCGGCCGCCGGCGTTTCCATATCACCGATGCCGGTCGCGCCGAACTGCTGGCGCGCCGCGATGAAGTGAAAGCGGCCCAGCACCGCGCCTGGCACCGCGCACGCGATATCGCCAAGGCCGACATGCCGCCCGCATTGCGCGATGCGCTGCGCCAGTTCAAAGGCGCGCTTGTCCGTCACCACGGCCGCTGGGTGGACGGCGAAGCCGAGCAGGTGGCCAATTACCTGTTGCGTGCCACCGCGCTGTTGAACGGCCAACCTGCCACACCCCCCGATTCTTCGAC
- a CDS encoding STAS domain-containing protein, with amino-acid sequence MPRLSLRIEPGDGPYQRIFLSGWLDGSTHPQLDEAMAPLLHDGTHILEFNLAGLEYISSAGLRSIFRARKALHAHAGRVLVMQPQPGVRKVFELVKAVPVEEIFASQTELDGYLTAIQDKVARGEL; translated from the coding sequence ATGCCCCGTCTGAGCCTGCGAATCGAGCCCGGTGATGGCCCCTACCAGCGGATTTTCCTGTCCGGCTGGCTGGACGGCAGCACGCATCCGCAGCTGGATGAGGCGATGGCGCCCCTGCTGCACGACGGCACCCACATCCTGGAGTTCAACCTGGCGGGGCTGGAATACATCTCCAGTGCCGGCCTACGTTCGATCTTCCGCGCCCGCAAGGCCCTGCACGCCCACGCCGGCCGCGTACTGGTGATGCAACCGCAGCCCGGCGTGCGCAAGGTATTCGAACTGGTGAAGGCCGTCCCGGTAGAAGAGATCTTCGCCTCGCAGACCGAACTGGACGGCTACCTGACCGCGATCCAGGACAAGGTCGCCCGCGGCGAGCTGTAA